A stretch of Glandiceps talaboti chromosome 18, keGlaTala1.1, whole genome shotgun sequence DNA encodes these proteins:
- the LOC144449768 gene encoding cytoglobin-2-like: protein MGCSDSTHAVSQRKVPSNKTPKTPNMTKAATFTSTEIRVLRTTWPAMACDMTKNGGMIFLRIFTVAPHVKNLFPFRYVPDDILMQNETFKMHGRRFMQSVGAVIENIDHLDGDVSILLYDLGKRHRDFDDLKLDYFNLYTDCMLHTWGRVLSTEEQSEQFTPEVREVWRKVFDFIIGRVKEGYTEEKSGNDVKNTTNGGVS, encoded by the coding sequence ATGGGGTGTTCGGATTCAACACACGCTGTGAGTCAACGGAAGGTGCCTTCCAATAAAACTCCAAAGACGCCAAATATGACGAAGGCAGCGACTTTCACAAGCACGGAAATTCGTGTTCTGCGTACTACGTGGCCGGCCATGGCCTGTGACATGACAAAGAACGGAGGTATGATATTTTTACGGATATTTACCGTCGCTCCTCATGTGAAAAACTTGTTCCCCTTTCGTTACGTTCCAGATGACATCTTAATGCAGAACGAAACCTTCAAAATGCACGGACGGAGATTCATGCAGTCAGTCGGCGCCGTGATTGAGAATATCGATCACCTTGACGGGGATGTGTCGATCCTTTTGTACGACTTGGGTAAGCGACACAGAGACTTCGATGACCTGAAGTTGGACTACTTTAACCTCTACACGGACTGTATGCTGCATACCTGGGGAAGAGTCTTGAGTACTGAGGAACAAAGCGAACAGTTCACTCCGGAGGTGAGAGAAGTGTGGAGAAAAGTATTTGACTTCATCATTGGTCGTGTAAAAGAAGGGTATACCGAAGAGAAAAGTGGAAACGACGTGAAAAACACGACTAATGGAGGCGTGAGTTAA
- the LOC144449836 gene encoding uncharacterized protein LOC144449836, whose translation MSNMIRVYLYLLWTTSFLIQEVLLQPTVKYPYNCIDSARRYVATGDRCVYSFLVPRPDDGVCPKVSDAIMELTALREEIGDLQRVNIVQQQEIDNLHDEVDKITAILTNLTREKLEAVTTPTPMMPTNHNITLPPTAPGSTNPETSPTADGTTSTTCTDAHSFNIKDDSYCSQR comes from the coding sequence ATGTCCAACATGATTCGAGTTTACCTTTACTTGTTATGGACAACGTCGTTTTTGATTCAGGAAGTGTTGCTGCAACCGACTGTAAAATATCCATACAACTGTATTGACAGTGCACGGAGGTATGTTGCAACTGGTGATCGCTGCGTGTATTCTTTCCTCGTGCCTCGACCTGACGATGGTGTCTGTCCGAAAGTGAGTGACGCTATCATGGAATTGACCGCGTTACGAGAAGAAATAGGTGATCTACAAAGAGTAAACATTGTACAACAGCAAGAAATTGACAATCTTCACGATGAGGTGGATAAAATCACCGCCATTTTAACTAACTTGACTCGTGAGAAACTTGAAGCAGTGACTACGCCTACACCTATGATGCCAACAAACCACAACATAACGTTGCCACCAACAGCTCCGGGGTCAACAAACCCGGAAACATCACCTACCGCGGATGGCACAACCTCGACTACCTGTACAG